In a single window of the Panulirus ornatus isolate Po-2019 chromosome 23, ASM3632096v1, whole genome shotgun sequence genome:
- the LOC139756950 gene encoding calcium uptake protein 1 homolog, mitochondrial-like, which produces MNNLVSYLRSWAEEEEEEEEEGETNTSNKLKLALDEDSIFYKLGSSGLISFSDFIFLLTVLSTSRRHFEIAFRMFDLNGDGDVDYEEFDKVATLIRNQTSIGARHRDHANTGNTFKGVNSALSTYFFGYTLKEKLTIEKILSFQQQLQQEILSLEFRRKGPNEEGLISEADFAELLLAYGGYPTNKKARMLKRVKKAFRGGTSQGISRDDYLKFFHFLNNINDVDTVLTFYHTAGASIDQATLQHVAKTVAHVELSDHVVDVVFTLVDDKNDGQLSNREFVAVMKNRLQRGLEKPKDTGFVKLFVSMFKCAGESKPVLSDI; this is translated from the coding sequence ATGAACAACCTTGTCTCCTACTTGAGATcttgggcggaggaggaggaggaggaggaggaggagggtgaaacgaACACTTCCAACAAATTGAAACTTGCACTGGATGAAGATTCTATTTTCTACAAACTTGGCAGTTCGGGACTCATCTCTTTCTCTGACTTTATCTTTTTGCTTACAGTCTTATCAACCTCTCGTCGTCACTTTGAAATAGCATTTCGTATGTTTGACTTGAATGGTGATGGAGATGTGGATTATGAGGAATTTGATAAAGTGGCAACACTGATTCGCAATCAGACCAGCATTGGTGCACGCCATCGAGATCATGCTAATACAGGAAATACATTCAAAGGTGTAAACTCTGCTCTGAGTACCTACTTCTTCGGCTACACATTAAAAGAAAAACTGACAATAGAAAAAATTTTGTCATTTCAGCAGCAACTACAACAAGAAATTCTTAGTTTAGAGTTTCGTCGCAAGGGTCCCAATGAGGAAGGTTTGATATCTGAAGCAGATTTTGCCGAGCTGCTGTTGGCTTATGGTGGTTACCCAACAAACAAGAAAGCAAGAATGCTCAAAAGGGTCAAGAAAGCATTCAGGGGTGGAACTTCCCAAGGAATCAGCCGTGATGACTACTTGAAGTTCTTCCACTTTCTGAATAACATCAATGATGTAGATACAGTCCTGACTTTCTACCACACTGCTGGAGCTTCTATTGATCAGGCAACCCTGCAGCATGTAGCAAAAACTGTTGCACACGTAGAGCTGTCAGACCATGTTGTGGATGTTGTCTTCACACTCgttgatgataaaaatgatggtCAGCTCAGTAATCGTGAGTTTGTTGCTGTCATGAAAAATAGATTGCAGCGTGGCTTAGAGAAACCCAAAGATACAGGATTTGTAAAGCTTTTCGTTTCCATGTTTAAGTGTGCCGGAGAGAGCAAGCCAGTTCTCTCGGATATATGA